A genome region from Thermomonospora amylolytica includes the following:
- a CDS encoding MFS transporter, producing the protein MTAPAPARQMWPLYAAGFTTAFGAHGIAANLGGFSDDAVTSLLVLGGLLALYDGAEVLLKPLFGTLADRIGARPVLLGGLVAFAAASAAYAVADSPGWLWAARLGQGAAASAFSPSASALVARLNPAAGHGRAFGSYGFYKSIGYTLGPLLGGILVWAGGLRLLFTVLAVLGAAVAVWAAFAVPAAPPLPKARQTVLDLARRLAEPAFLGPTAALAAATAALSVGVGFLPVSGRASGLGTVATGALVSVLAACAALVQPRAGRALDAGRLTARGGIVAGLLLTAAGLTCAMLPGPAGVLAAAVLVGAGTGLITPLGFAALAAATPRERLGQTMGAAELGRELGDAGGPLLVGAVAAVATLTYGYAALAVVLAAGTVLTLARRRTAPADADRT; encoded by the coding sequence ATGACCGCACCGGCACCGGCCCGGCAGATGTGGCCGTTGTACGCGGCCGGGTTCACCACCGCCTTCGGCGCCCACGGCATCGCCGCCAACCTGGGCGGCTTCTCCGACGACGCGGTCACCTCACTGCTGGTGCTCGGCGGCCTGCTCGCCCTGTACGACGGTGCCGAGGTGCTGCTCAAGCCGCTGTTCGGCACCCTCGCCGACAGGATCGGCGCCCGCCCGGTGCTGCTGGGCGGGCTCGTCGCCTTCGCCGCCGCCTCCGCCGCGTACGCGGTGGCCGACAGTCCCGGCTGGCTGTGGGCGGCCCGCCTCGGCCAGGGCGCCGCCGCCTCCGCCTTCTCCCCCTCGGCCTCCGCGCTGGTCGCCCGGCTCAACCCGGCGGCCGGGCACGGCCGGGCGTTCGGCTCCTACGGCTTCTACAAGTCCATCGGCTACACCCTCGGCCCGCTGCTCGGCGGGATCCTGGTGTGGGCCGGGGGCCTGCGGCTGCTGTTCACGGTGCTGGCGGTGCTCGGCGCGGCGGTCGCCGTCTGGGCCGCGTTCGCCGTCCCGGCCGCGCCCCCGCTGCCCAAGGCCCGGCAGACGGTGCTCGACCTGGCCCGGCGGCTGGCCGAGCCCGCCTTCCTCGGCCCGACCGCGGCGCTGGCCGCCGCGACCGCCGCGCTGTCGGTCGGGGTGGGTTTCCTGCCCGTCTCCGGCAGGGCGTCCGGGCTGGGCACGGTCGCCACCGGCGCCCTGGTGTCGGTGCTGGCCGCCTGCGCCGCCCTCGTCCAGCCCAGGGCCGGCCGCGCCCTGGACGCCGGGCGCCTGACCGCACGCGGCGGCATCGTCGCGGGACTGCTGCTCACCGCCGCCGGCCTGACCTGCGCCATGCTGCCCGGCCCGGCCGGCGTCCTGGCCGCCGCCGTGCTTGTCGGCGCCGGGACCGGCCTGATCACCCCGCTCGGCTTCGCCGCCCTGGCCGCCGCCACCCCCCGGGAACGGCTCGGCCAGACCATGGGCGCCGCCGAACTGGGCCGCGAACTCGGCGACGCGGGCGGCCCCCTCCTGGTCGGGGCCGTCGCCGCCGTGGCCACCCTCACCTACGGATACGCGGCCCTCGCCGTCGTTCTCGCCGCGGGCACGGTCCTCACG